The Pontibacter korlensis sequence TGTTTGAATTTTGGTCGTCTATGTGGTGTCTATGCGAACTGTTAGTTCTCGAGGTTTTTCGGTGCTGAGAGAAACAATTGACATGGGGTGCTACTGTTTCGGAATCTGGACAAAGAAACGAGTTCCTTTGTTCTCCTCACTCTCAAACCAGATCTTACCCTGGTGCCACTCCACGATGGTCTTGATGATAGACATGCCCAGACCTACCGATGGTTCTCCCTTGATGCCGGGCCGGCGGGCGTTGGTGAACTTGTCAAACAGGGTGGCATGGTACTTTTGTGGTATCCCTACGCCCGTATCCTCCACCCGGACCAGGAGGCTCTCATCCTGTTCTTCCAGGGCAAGCGTAATTTTGCCTCCGTCAGGGGTAAACTTAATGGCGTTCGAGATCAGATTGTTCACCACCTGCATAAATTTGGTATCGTCCAAGCTGACGTACACCTTATCACAGGAAGTAACAAAGCTAAACGTCTTGCCCGTCATGGATTGGGCCTGCTGGTACTCCTGCATTAATTCCTGCAGCGCCTGTACCAGGTCTATCCGCCGCTTGATAAGCTCCACATTGGCAGATTCGAGGAACTCCTGCCGGATGAATTCCTAGATCAGGTGCATGCCCTGCGTACTGCTCTTCTCAATCAGGTGGATTATCTTCTGGACCCTGGCCTGATTGCCATCGGGTTTTACGTCCTGGGTCAGTAACTTCGACAGGCTCTGGATCATGGCCAGCGGTCCGGCCAGGTCATGGGAGAGGATGTTGAGGATCGAGTTCTTCTTATCGGAGTACTTCTTGAGCGTGTCGTTGTACTGCCTTTCCGCAGTAACGTCTTCGGCGTAGCCAGTTAGTAGGTGCTCATTCTCCAGCAGGACGAGTCTGACGCACACCCACCGCTCGCTGCGGTCCCGCAACACGATCCGGAACATCAGGTCTTTTAAAATCACCCCCTCCAGCAGCTCCTGGTAGACTTCTTTCACATGCTGCCTATCTTCTGGATGTATCATCCGCATAAGGAATCGAGGATCTCCCAAAGAACTTTTGCGCGTTCTATGCCAGACCTTCTCAAAGGCAGCATTCAGATACGAAAAGGGGTGGGAAGTCAGATCATAGGCGAATACGACCATTGGCGAGTGTTCTGCCAGGGGAGTAAGGAAACGGGTGGAGTAACCAGATGTAGGTGATACTGAGGACATGGTACAGCGGAAACGCTGTTATCCCTTAGGCCGTTTCGGATATAAGGGTAACGGCTTACCGTACTTAAAACGTTCACCAGACACAACCATCCCTGCTGTATAGGTAATTTGTTGCTTTAAAATTAGCAGTTTTGATCGTGCCTAAAGAGGCAGGCCTCTGGATGCGAACTCTACAACTTTCGTCAGCCTTCTTAACTCCATTGCCTTCGCTGACCCTGGGAAGGCATCCAGCAAATCTTCTATCCGGGAAGCTACCACATCATACTCCTGCGGCGTCTGTATCAGGTTGACTTCCGTTGAACCTCTGCAGTACTTCACTAAAAAAGCTCCGGGTTCTAAATGCGCAACAGCAACCCGATAAGCTTCCTGGCTGGTTACATAAGGCCCCCAGGTTTGCGTGCCGCACAAAACGATGAAGGCATTCGGGTACTGGGCAGACAAAGCCTGCTGATTGGCAAAATAATTTGCAATGGCCTCATTTAAAAGGGCGTCGGGAGTTTGCATCCTAAAACAGTTACAAGCTGCAAAAAGGAGAATCCCTTTTTTGCAAAGACTATCTGTTTCACGAGCGGAGGGATTCGGCTAGGAATATAAAGCAGGGTCAATAAATAGAATTAAATCAATATACATATTTCAGAGGAAATAAATTCGGCAGACAGGCATCTTCAAGTATTAGCTCTTACAAAGCCTGCGTCTGCATCCTGCATCAACAAAGCCTACCTCAAGGAATATAAAGCACCTGTAAGAAAGAACTGATTCTTTACCCTAGTAAAGTACCCAAGACTCTACTAGTGTTTAATAAAATTATATAGACCTGTCGAGAGAGGGTGCTTATAACTTTTTGGCTAAATCGCCTTGAGCCAGGTTATCTTGAACAAAGGTATAGTGTACCTCTCTGCTTAATGAATGTTCTGAAGAACACATGCTTATTCTCCAACTTTGGGCACCTTATCAATCTCACCATCACCTCCAGATGAATTGCGTTTAACTTTCTTGGCCGCAGCTTTAAGCAACTCCTGATGTTCTTTCCTTTCCTTGAATTCTTTTTGGCGCTGCTTCTTTTGTTGGTCTCTTGATCTGGTACTCATCGTTTCACTTGATTTGATTGCAACTAATTTTTAGACCTTGCTAAGCCTTAACATCTATTATATTCTTAAATATACGCTTAAACAAAAATTAATTCTTCCTTCACTGGGATAATAGGATGAATGGAGCCCTTCTTGATTAGGCTAGGTTAATCAACTGTTTAAGATGAAAAACACCTGATATGATCAAACACTCAAGGCTCCACTAAACCTTTAAAATCTGAAAATATCGCCTTCAACACAGAATTGTCAAGTTGTAGGCTGAAATTCAAGGCCCTCATTCATTATCTATTCTGCAAAATGTTAAGGGATGTTTTATTTCTTATCTATATTAGAATTCAAACAGCGACAGAAACAGATCCTTTCTCTATGATGATATCTAATTTTTGTGGTGTTGCCAGGGGCTTGTTAACAGATAGTTTCCAAGACTTCTGTAAGTTTACATTAACCTTTATCAAAGATAAATTGACCGCTTCCGGTATGGCAAAATAATAACAATAACAAAGGATATTTTTCTACGTAAGGCTATCTATTTGTCAGTATAGGTAGATTCTGAATACAGGTAATTCGCTTCAACATACTTAATGAGCTCCTTTAAAGACCCTTCAATGAATTTCCTCTCTGGTGGCGGAGAGATGGGTGAACGCATTCGAACATACAACTGGTCTGAAACCTCTCTCGGACCAATAGAAAGCTGGCCACAAAGCCTGCGCACAAGCCTTAGCCTTATACTTACTTCCTATTACCCGCTATTTTTCTGGTGGGGCGAAGATTACATACAGTTTTACAATGATGCCTACATTCCGGTATTGGGTGCAAAGCATCCAAAATCTTTAGGACAGGTGGGTCAGGAATGCTGGCCGGAAGCGTGGCATTTAGTAGAGCCTATGATCAAGCAGGTTAAGCAAGGTGAGTCAACATTCAACAAAGACACCATGCTTCCCCTGCAGAGAAAGGGCTATGCCGAAGAGTGTTACTTTGATTTTGCTTATAGCCCTATCCGTAACGAATCGGGTGACGTGGCGGGAATTTTTGCCGCTGTTTCTGAAACAACAGATAAGGTTATAAATGAGAGAAGGTTGGGTGTGCTAACTGCACTTGGCATGCATATGCTGGAGGCAAAAAGTATACAGGAAGCATGCCATGTTCCCCTGAAGGTCCTGTCTGAGAGACCAACCGATATTCCTTATGCGCTCATTTATTTGAAAGAAGGTGATGATTATAAGCTGGCCAGTAGCTACGGACTTGAAGCATATGCGCATGCACGTCCAGAATTGATCAGCGACCAAACTTTAAATGAGCATAGCACCTCAAATTGGAACCTGCATAAAGTGATGGAAACAAGGCAGCCTTATCTGGAAGAAGGGCTAACAGCAAAGTTTGGTAACCTTCCCGGTGGTTCATGGCCAGCCCCCTCTCATACTGCCTTGTTACTGCCGCTACAACTCCCGACGCAGCAAGAACCTATAGGCGTTTTCATAGCAGGTATAAGCCCAGGGAAAGCTTATGATGACGCTTATTCTAGATTTCTGAAGTTAGTTTCCGGCCACATTGAAAATGCCCTCACCAATGGAAAGACCTATGAAGAAGAGCGGCTTCGCATGAAAAAGCTGATGCAGCTGGACCAGGATAAAACAAACTTCTTCAGCAATGTAAGTCATGAGTTCAGAACTCCTCTGACGCTCATGCTCGGCCCCTTACAGGAAGTTCTTGAAGGTACTGCTGGCTCCTTGCCAGAAACAGAACGGAAGCAACTGACAATGGTTTACCAGAACGGACAGCGCCTGCTTAAACTTGTGAACACGCTACTCGACTTCTCCAGATTAGAAGCAAAGCGTGCGCAGGTAGTTTTTGAACCGACTGACCTATGTTCTTTAACAAAGCAGCTTGCAAGTGCTTTTGAACCTACCATCGAGAGAGCCGGCCTGAAATATGCAATAGACTGCTCTTCGTTGTCAGAACCTGTGTATGTAGATACTGATATGTGGGAGAAGATTGTGCTGAACCTCATCTCCAACGCTTTCAAGTTTACACTAGAGGGTCATATCACAATTGAGCTTAAGGAAACTGAGACACATGCAGTATTGACGGTTCAGGA is a genomic window containing:
- a CDS encoding sensor histidine kinase; the encoded protein is MELIKRRIDLVQALQELMQEYQQAQSMTGKTFSFVTSCDKVYVSLDDTKFMQVVNNLISNAIKFTPDGGKITLALEEQDESLLVRVEDTGVGIPQKYHATLFDKFTNARRPGIKGEPSVGLGMSIIKTIVEWHQGKIWFESEENKGTRFFVQIPKQ
- a CDS encoding PAS domain-containing hybrid sensor histidine kinase/response regulator, which codes for MSSVSPTSGYSTRFLTPLAEHSPMVVFAYDLTSHPFSYLNAAFEKVWHRTRKSSLGDPRFLMRMIHPEDRQHVKEVYQELLEGVILKDLMFRIVLRDRSERWVCVRLVLLENEHLLTGYAEDVTAERQYNDTLKKYSDKKNSILNILSHDLAGPLAMIQSLSKLLTQDVKPDGNQARVQKIIHLIEKSSTQGMHLI